One genomic region from Cydia amplana chromosome Z, ilCydAmpl1.1, whole genome shotgun sequence encodes:
- the LOC134660657 gene encoding mitochondrial DNA helicase has translation MLNSRRIINYCYSKSILNAINNSHGKRTFHSVELNDIPKITVTDIRKLLRQKGFPVQDGFTSLTTKCTICAGQSTCGESKVYINKITGYFVCPSCNVHGSWSVLEKHVRKCKTAQAPREHIDRCLQQNARFQLDWQQRVSETTSLADLAVPQLEDLSNLFEFTTSLTNCNAGKVLSHVRVSEDRTTLYFPLRNSMDNVVGYRKMQAGKEEEDEIHGLASAGLFWCRPTKVSRGDQAVIVTSINDILHLSAQKVPGTHIWLNSSSLPPTLLPVLEGYQKLCLWGDWENMRDIATKLGEDRCRFVRPTDGLVTASEAARAHLSLRALVADAKPAAHRAITTFAALRDDVYAELSNIDKVRGVKWRRFPALTRLLGGHRRGELTVLTGPTGCGKTTLCAEMSLDLAQQGVTTLWGSFEIRNSRLARTMLHQFAGVPLEHNLDRFPAFADDFQKLPIYYLAFHGQQPIKVVMEAVEHARYMHDISHVVVDNVQFMLGVGEAEGDRYARQDAVVAAFRTFATARHTHVTLVMHPRKERESEDLSTSSIFGSAKASQEADNVLIIQDKRLTAVRGKKYLQVAKNRYSGDLGIVPLEFDKDALSYQAKKKSQAKSDEPDALLQQCFDELAVEPRGGAVQPRGGAARPYQPVDSYLSDILNLNRTR, from the exons ATGTTGAATTCTCGGAGGATAATTAATTACTGTTATTCAAAATCGATATTAAATGCTATTAATAATTCTCATGGAAAACGTACATTTCATAGTGTCGAGTTAAATGATATTCCTAAGATAACTGTGACGGATATTCGAAAGTTATTGAGGCAAAAAGGGTTTCCTGTACAAGATGGCTTTACGTCTCTTACAACTAAATGTACAATATGTGCCGGCCAGAGTACGTGTGGCGAGAGTAAAGTATACATTAATAAGATCACTG GATATTTTGTATGCCCCTCGTGTAACGTGCACGGCAGCTGGAGCGTGCTAGAGAAGCACGTGCGGAAGTGTAAGACGGCCCAGGCCCCGCGGGAGCACATTGACCGGTGCCTGCAACAGAATGCTCGTTTCCAGTTGGACTGGCAACAACGCGTTAGTGAAACGACGTCTTTAGCTGACCTGGCTGTACCACAACTAGAGGACTTATCCAACTTGTTTGAATTTACTACATCTTTAACAAACTGCAATGCCGGCAAGGTTTTGTCACACGTCAGAGTGTCTGAAGACCGGACTACACTATATTTTCCTTTAAGAAACTCTATGGACAATGTTGTGGGTTATCGTAAAATGCAGGCCGGCAAGGAAGAGGAAGATGAAATTCATGGCTTAGCTTCTGCTGGCCTGTTCTGGTGCAGACCTACTAAAGTGAGCCGCGGTGATCAAGCAGTAATAGTTACTAGCATTAATGACATCTTGCATTTATCTGCTCAAAAGGTGCCAG GCACACATATATGGTTGAACAGCAGTAGCCTGCCTCCAACATTGCTTCCAGTCCTTGAAGGCTACCAAAAGCTCTGTCTTTGGGGAGACTGGGAGAACATGCGGGACATTGCTACCAAGTTAGGTGAAGACAGGTGCCGTTTTGTAAG GCCGACAGACGGACTGGTGACCGCGTCGGAGGCGGCGCGGGCGCACCTTTCGCTGCGCGCGCTGGTGGCCGACGCCAAACCCGCAGCGCACCGCGCCATCACCACCTTCGCCGCGCTCCGGGACGATGTCTATGCCGAGCTCTCCAACATCGACAAG GTGCGCGGCGTGAAGTGGCGGCGGTTTCCGGCGCTGACGCGGCTGCTGGGCGGGCACCGGCGCGGCGAGCTCACCGTGCTCACCGGCCCCACGGGCTGCGGCAAGACCACCCTCTGCGCAGAGATGTCGCTCGACCTCGCGCAGCAGGGG GTGACGACATTGTGGGGCAGCTTCGAGATCCGCAACTCGCGGCTGGCGCGCACCATGCTGCACCAGTTCGCGGGCGTGCCGCTCGAGCACAACCTCGACCGCTTCCCCGCCTTCGCCGACGACTTCCAGAAGCTGCCCATCTACTACCTGGCCTTCCACGGCCAGCAGCCCATCAAGGTTGTTATGGAG GCAGTGGAGCACGCGCGCTATATGCACGACATCAGCCACGTGGTGGTGGACAACGTGCAGTTCATGCTGGGCGTGGGCGAGGCCGAGGGCGACCGCTACGCGCGCCAGGACGCCGTCGTGGCCGCCTTCCGCACCTTCGCCACCGCGCGACACACGCACGTCACGCTCGTCATGCACCCCAGAAAG GAACGGGAATCGGAAGATCTTTCTACTAGTTCAATATTTGGTAGCGCCAAGGCGTCTCAAGAGGCAGACAATGTTCTTATTATTCAG GACAAACGTTTAACAGCAGTGCGCGGCAAAAAATACCTTCAAGTCGCAAAAAATCGGTACAGCGGCGACCTTGGCATCGTACCGCTGGAGTTCGACAAGGACGCGCTCAGTTACCAGGCCAAGAAGAAGAGCCAGGCCAAGTCGGACGAGCCCGATGCACTGCTCCAGCAGTGCTTCGACGAGTTAGCGGTGGAGCCGCGAGGCGGAGCGGTGCAACCGCGAGGCGGAGCGGCCCGACCTTATCAGCCCGTCGACTCCTACTTGAGCGACATTCTTAACCTCAATAGGACACGATAG
- the LOC134660659 gene encoding uncharacterized protein LOC134660659, protein MSFFKNVASSFTIRSRDTVLKESLINNLSECVKDIQYNNQFEENFHSVLGSTDSTNTLCTALEAVFLHGLKDTFLRKAKNVLSGDPDLRPQPNFWPLVLVLSHRQNIDEISSLLQINTEIGQCRAWLRIALNECLLSSYMATLLKNISAVRPFYNKSAFVCDSEILEVAQKLIEGLETCIQFNLPTNSSLLNHWPEPVLMLAGLWVPTMRAAPISAGLDVASTMCDEEVKPKDVATPTHISGITGLGRLALNEDEALDFILSVSNDITITGTQPQIGPERKDDVDDKNPVTENESNVLSLDQPSTSQNQDVLNNSLQEDADADPLDAANDVVITGNSLCGKGWSTDKNDEMNCSINSNSSHGSSLIKTPELKSLSSLLDTANNVTEKCVNTPNLRDIMKDIHKELKLNTDEPEVVELKSEVATPEDPMLQGLGFEIVSNSVTGSFTVTELQKMIQQLGSLSREHGLDHQNYQCKGCQDLLGSTISKAKVCAYTGEYYCSNCMDANFFIIPARVIHNWDFKRYPVSKKSAIFLLEFQHHPWIHMKKLNPKIYSGVSDMAQLQELRIQLNFLRAYIFSCREPVIEELQKRVWPREYLYDHVHLYTISDLVQIPSGFLLLQLEKVVNFAKTHVLDCWFCSQKGFICEVCRDPKVLYPFETSTTYRCDECSSVFHIKCFNANMPCPKCKRKQSRTNESNLFRSSCSTSII, encoded by the coding sequence ATGTCCTTTTTCAAGAATGTAGCGTCCAGTTTCACCATCCGTAGTCGTGATACGGTTTTGAAAGAATCTCTAATAAATAACTTATCTGAATGCGTAAaagacatacaatacaataatcaGTTCGAAGAAAACTTCCACAGCGTTCTTGGGTCGACGGATTCTACTAACACCTTGTGTACGGCTCTTGAAGCAGTATTTCTACATGGTTTGAAGGACACATTTCTACGAaaggcgaaaaatgtactgTCAGGTGATCCAGACCTCCGACCCCAGCCGAACTTTTGGCCACTAGTACTAGTGCTCTCTCATCGCCAGAATATCGACGAGATCTCCTCATTGCTGCAGATCAACACTGAAATTGGACAATGCAGGGCTTGGCTGCGGATTGCCCTCAATGAATGTCTTCTATCCTCTTACATGGCAACTCTTCTGAAAAACATATCTGCTGTTAGACCTTTCTATAATAAGTCTGCCTTTGTGTGTGATTCCGAAATTTTAGAAGTTGCCCAAAAACTCATAGAAGGATTAGAGACATGCATTCAGTTTAACTTGCCTACTAATTCAAGTTTACTTAATCACTGGCCTGAACCAGTGCTGATGCTGGCAGGCCTGTGGGTGCCGACAATGCGAGCGGCGCCCATCAGTGCAGGCCTTGACGTGGCCAGCACCATGTGTGATGAAGAGGTCAAGCCTAAAGATGTGGCCACTCCAACCCACATATCTGGAATAACTGGTTTGGGCAGGCTGGCTCTAAATGAAGATGAAGCATTAGATTTTATCCTCTCTGTATCTAATGACATTACCATCACGGGAACACAACCTCAAATTGGACCAGAAAGAAAGGATGACGTTGACGATAAAAATCCTGTGACTGAGAATGAAAGTAATGTTCTATCTTTAGATCAGCCATCTACAAGTCAGAACCAAGATGTTCTTAACAATAGTCTACAAGAAGATGCAGATGCTGATCCATTGGATGCCGCTAATGATGTTGTAATTACTGGAAACTCTTTGTGTGGTAAAGGATGGTCCACTGATAAAAATGATGAAATGAATTGTTCTATTAATTCCAACTCATCACATGGCAGCAGCCTCATAAAAACACCAGAGTTAAAAAGTTTGTCATCTCTGCTGGATACAGCAAATAATGTGACAGAAAAATGTGTCAATACTCCTAATTTGCGAGACATCATGAAAGATATCCATAAGGAGCTAAAGTTAAATACAGATGAACCAGAAGTTGTTGAGTTGAAGTCAGAAGTTGCTACACCTGAGGACCCCATGCTCCAAGGGTTGGGCTTTGAAATTGTGTCCAATTCAGTAACTGGCTCGTTCACCGTCACAGAACTTCAGAAGATGATTCAGCAGCTGGGGAGCCTCTCCCGGGAACATGGTCTGGATCATCAAAATTATCAGTGCAAGGGATGTCAAGACTTGTTGGGCAGCACCATTTCCAAAGCTAAAGTGTGTGCTTATACTGGGGAATACTATTGTTCCAATTGCATGGATGCCAACTTCTTTATAATTCCGGCTCGGGTGATACACAACTGGGACTTTAAGAGATACCCAGTCTCCAAAAAATCAGCTATATTCTTATTAGAGTTCCAGCATCATCCCTGGATCCATATGAAAAAGCTTAATCCAAAAATATATAGTGGGGTGTCTGATATGGCGCAGTTACAAGAATTAAGAATACAACTTAACTTCCTAAGAGCATACATATTCTCATGTAGAGAACCTGTTATTGAAGAATTGCAGAAACGAGTCTGGCCGAGGGAATACCTATATGACCATGTGCACTTGTACACTATATCAGACCTGGTGCAGATACCAAGCGGATTCTTGTTATTGCAGTTAGAGAAAGTTGTCAACTTTGCAAAGACTCATGTGCTAGATTGTTGGTTTTGTAGCCAGAAAGGGTTTATATGTGAAGTTTGCCGAGATCCTAAAGTATTGTATCCATTTGAAACAAGCACCACATATCGTTGTGACGAGTGCTCAAGTGTATTTCATATCAAATGTTTCAATGCAAATATGCCATGTCCAAAATGTAAACGAAAACAAAGTCGCACAAATGAATCTAACCTATTTAGAAGTAGTTGTTCTACTTCTATTATATAA
- the LOC134660658 gene encoding uncharacterized protein LOC134660658 produces the protein MGGADETKTDAAELTAPATEVMAISVSSRIPDFWVDQPRVWFIRTEAVLTPQKIGDDAKFDMVVSKLPKEVILRLTDFLTKPPETNKYQALKSKLLTTLEDSKNRQIEKVLSEMDLGDQKPSHLLVKMRNLAKGSFPDDTLRIMWQNHLPTTVRAVLVASRETDLDTLANIADEVAEATKTHVAVVETPTHSAARRTSPRGSGAGDTAVILAEIAKLSVRMMDLERSRPRIRNFGRRGRGGRSASRPRSISRHHSKARKPDWLCYYHFRFGTAATKCRQPCAWTERQSENQ, from the coding sequence ATGGGTGGAGCCGACGAGACGAAAACCGACGCGGCCGAGTTAACAGCGCCAGCAACTGAGGTCATGGCGATCTCGGTGTCGAGCCGTATTCCAGACTTCTGGGTCGATCAGCCCAGAGTATGGTTTATACGCACGGAGGCCGTTTTGACGCCACAGAAGATAGGCGACGACGCAAAATTCGACATGGTAGTCTCAAAACTACCAAAGGAAGTTATTTTGCGTCTGACGGACTTCCTCACCAAACCACCCGAGACGAATAAGTACCAGGCCTTGAAGAGCAAGCTGCTAACGACATTAGAGGACTCCAAGAACAGGCAGATTGAGAAGGTACTTAGTGAAATGGATTTAGGGGACCAGAAACCATCACACCTGTTAGTTAAGATGCGAAACCTAGCGAAGGGTAGTTTCCCAGACGACACTCTACGCATAATGTGGCAGAACCATCTACCCACAACAGTGCGGGCGGTATTAGTTGCTTCCAGAGAGACAGACCTAGACACATTAGCTAACATAGCTGACGAGGTAGCAGAAGCAACCAAGACCCACGTTGCGGTGGTAGAGACACCTACACATAGCGCAGCACGCAGAACTTCGCCAAGGGGTTCCGGAGCAGGCGACACAGCTGTGATACTGGCAGAGATTGCCAAGTTAAGCGTTAGAATGATGGACCTTGAACGGTCAAGGCCAAGGATCCGCAACTTCGGAAGGAGAGGCCGTGGAGGCCGGTCAGCATCCAGGCCAAGGAGCATTTCGCGCCATCACAGCAAGGCCAGAAAACCAGATTGGCTTTGTTACTACCACTTCCGCTTCGGGACCGCCGCCACCAAGTGTCGTCAACCTTGCGCATGGACCGAGAGGCAGTCGGAAAACCAGTAG